In one Lolium rigidum isolate FL_2022 chromosome 3, APGP_CSIRO_Lrig_0.1, whole genome shotgun sequence genomic region, the following are encoded:
- the LOC124702706 gene encoding leucine-rich repeat protein 2-like gives MAPRVPSLLVAAVLLLGLAAGAARASNEEGDALYALRMRLSDPNGVLQSWDPTLVNPCTWFHVTCDHASRVVRLDLGNSNVSGSIGPEISRLVNLQYLELYRNNLDGEIPKELGKLKNLISLDLYANKLTGRIPKSLSKLSSLRFMRLNNNKLAGSIPGELAKLTNLKVIDLSNNDLCGTIPVDGPFSTFPLRSFENNSRLNGPELQGLVPYDFGC, from the exons ATGGCGCCCCGCGTGCCctccctcctcgtcgccgccgtcctccTGCTGGGCCTGGCCGCCGGCGCGGCGCGGGCGTCCAACGAGGAAGGGGACGCGCTCTACGCGCTGCGGATGCGGCTGTCGGACCCCAACGGCGTGCTGCAGAGCTGGGATCCCACCCTCGTCAACCCCTGCACCTGGTTCCACGTCACCTGCGATCACGCCAGCCGCGTCGTCCGCCT GGATTTAGGCAACTCCAACGTCTCCGGCTCCATTGGCCCTGAGATCAGCCGCCTTGTCAACCTCCAGTACCT GGAGCTCTACAGGAACAACCTCGATGGCGAAATCCCAAAAGAATTGGGCAAGCTCAAGAACTTAATCAGCTTGGACCTGTATGCCAACAAGCTCACCGGAAGAATTCCCAAGTCACTTTCCAAGCTCAGCTCACTAAGATTCAT GCGTTTGAACAACAACAAACTTGCTGGATCAATTCCAGGGGAGCTGGCCAAACTCACCAACCTCAAAGTCAT TGATTTGTCTAACAATGACTTATGTGGAACAATCCCTGTGGACGGTCCCTTCTCgaccttccctcttcgaag CTTCGAGAACAACAGCAGGCTGAATGGCCCGGAGCTGCAAGGATTGGTCCCTTACGACTTTGGATGTTAG
- the LOC124702707 gene encoding transcription initiation factor TFIID subunit 4b-like, producing the protein MLIPILRRYLDKDRDIQVQSIFAKLRKNEISKEHFLKVIRTIVGDKLLKQAASQYQMQAAQAQRNPPASASNFSLLSQVSGQQNENPRPPQFRPSTSGQMQSNMGYAASEGNLQKPNETGNMSDRKGVHMLQSRPPNIHSTPVQATQHHLQRPQTSLPVFGANNIHPRPFPQSVGGSIAPLRPQMADSSQRGQFLQGGVATRPALQSNQPSRPQQSNKEQKANSFIPTAHMNKETVNQPSESAQSSFATTNAKQVNPALLSSKGGGILENQSSALASSKSLTTASSSQPHRSHGTPTELNMQIQPGTQAPPSGAASKTPQKKSSAGQKKPLEAIGSSPPPSSKKQKGSGGFHDQSIDQLNDVTAVSGVNLREEEEQLFSAPKEESRVSEAARKVVQLEEERLILQKEPLTKKLAEIMRKYNLKSIGSDVERCLSMCVEERLRGFMSSIIRLSKQRVDVEKSRHHIYPLSSDVRSHILRVNREAREQWDRKLAEDADRIRKQNDGDDSSVVSSEKDRAESRGTSKHAKAYKEEDDKMRTTAANAAVRVAAGGDDMLSKWQLLAEKNKQRGEGGDGSSGSLPGTMSPHRPSPKAGKGSREQQDNEKRGYFSMLGPGGVRRSAHMKVARSIKVKDVVAALEREHQMSKSSLLFRLHGRHPTEPAGK; encoded by the exons ATGCTAATCCCAATTTTGAGACGCTACCTTGACAAAGACAGGGATATACAAGTTCAGTCCATTTTTGCAAAGTTACGG AAAAATGAGATCAGCAAGGAACATTTTTTAAAGGTTATTAGGACCATTGTTGGTGATAAGTTACTCAAGCAAGCCGCTTCACAATATCAAATGCAG GCTGCTCAGGCACAACGGAATCCCCCGGCAAGTGCGAGCAACTTTTCTTTGTTAAGTCAAGTTTCAGGTCAGCAAAATGAGAACCCAAGACCACCTCAGTTTCGACCTTCGACGTCTGGCCAAATGCAGAGTAACATGGGTTATGCAGCTTCAGAGGGAAATTTGCAAAAGCCTAATGAAACTGGTAACATGTCAGATAGAAAAGGAGTGCATATGCTACAAAGCCGCCCACCTAATATCCACTCGACCCCAGTGCAAGCAACACAACATCATCTGCAGCGTCCCCAGACATCTTTGCCAGTGTTTGGGGCAAATAATATTCATCCCCGTCCATTTCCACAGTCAGTTGGAGGTTCAATTGCGCCACTTAGACCACAGATGGCAGATTCTAGTCAAAGAGGACAATTTCTCCAAGGAGGTGTTGCCACACGACCAGCACTGCAAAGTAATCAACCTTCACGGCCACAACAATCAAACAAGGAGCAGAAAGCTAACTCTTTCATCCCAACAGCTCATATGAACAAAGAAACTGTTAATCAGCCCTCTGAAtctgcacaaagttcttttgctacCACGAATGCAAAACAAGTCAACCCAGCACTGTTATCTTCAAAGGGTGGTGGTATCTTGGAAAATCAATCATCTGCGCTGGCCAGTTCTAAGTCTTTGACTACGGCAAGCTCAAGTCAACCTCATCGATCTCATGGAACTCCAACAGAGCTCAACATGCAG ATTCAACCTGGTACCCAAGCACCTCCTTCTGGAGCAGCTTCCAAAACGCCTCAAAAGAAGTCATCTGCTGGACAGAAGAAACCTTTGGAAGCAATTGGCTCATCCCCTCCACCATCAAG CAAAAAGCAGAAGGGATCTGGAGGTTTCCATGATCAAAGCATTGACCAGCTGAATGATGTTACTGCAGTTAGTGGTGTTAATCTGAGG GAAGAAGAGGAGCAACTTTTCTCTGCTCCAAAGGAAGAGAGTCGAGTTTCAGAAGCTGCTCGAAAAGTTGTACAACTGGAAGAAGAAAGGCTCATTCTACAGAAGGAACCTCTGACAAAGAAATTAGCAGAGATCA TGAGGAAATATAATCTGAAGAGCATCGGTAGTGATGTGGAACGTTGTCTATCGATG TGCGTTGAGGAGCGGTTACGAGGATTCATGAGCAGTATAATAAGGCTTTCAAAACAG CGGGTTGATGTTGAAAAATCAAGGCATCATATTTATCCTTTATCTTCTGATGTTCGGAGTCATATTTTGAGGGTGAACCGAGAAGCTAGAGAACAGTGGGACAGGAAGCTGGCTGAAGATGCTGACAGAATCAGAAAACAAAATGAT GGAGATGACAGTTCAGTTGTTTCTTCAGAAAAGGACAGAGCTGAGAGCCGTGGCACATCAAAGCATGCTAAG GCTTACAAGGAGGAAGATGATAAAATGAGAACAACAGCTGCAAACGCTGCTGTGCGAGTTGCAGccggaggtgatgacatgctttcCAAGTGGCAATTGCTAGCTGAAAAGAATAAACAGAGAGGTGAAGGAGGCGATGGTTCTTCTGGCTCCCTGCCAGGTACCATGTCGCCTCACAGGCCTTCACCTAAAGCTGGAAAGGGCTCAAGAGAACAGCAGGACAATGAAAAGCGAGGCTATTTTTCAATGCTTGGACCTG GTGGCGTAAGAAGGTCAGCACACATGAAAGTGGCACGGAGCATCAAGGTGAAGGATGTGGTTGCAGCACTTGAGAGAGAGCATCAGATGTCAAAATCATCTTTACTATTCCGGTTACATGGGAGACATCCGACAGAACCAGCCGGGAAATAG